From the genome of Falco biarmicus isolate bFalBia1 chromosome 2, bFalBia1.pri, whole genome shotgun sequence:
GTGCAGAAGCCCTCTGGAAACATCTAGTTCAGTAAGTAGCCTGTTTTGGGGGCTGGATGGGATGTGTCTTACCTGGCACAGGAGTAGTTCTTAGAGCAGGCTGTATGGATTCTGTGTTCTAACAGACTTCACAAGATGGACAGCCATGTTTTTAATAAGCTGCAACTGCTTTATGAGAGAGTAGGTGTTAGACCAAAAGGTGATATATTCTTGAAAGAATATATTACTGAGTTTTTATTACATCAGTTATTATGTTGTGCTGCTGCTATTTTGTATAGAAGGAGTTATGCTTTAATTTTACATTGTGAAAAGGAAGTAGGAATTGATACATATTCAAGACTTGCTGGAAGCatgtgaaaatttttttttcataaaatgtgtATACAAAAAAGGCCTGTTTTAAATCCATGGGCTGCTGTGTAAAATTCTTGTTGATATGAACAGGTGATATAATTATTTCCCTTATAGCTCATAAACTCATTTGTGGTGGAAGAAATGACTTGTGGATCTTTGAATGCAGTGCTaaatatgcttttttcctttccgtTGACCAGAGATTTCAGATGAATGGATGTTTATTAGAACACAGAACATAATGTCTGTGTTTTGAATTAAGCGAGATGCACCTTATTCCCAGATGGACATAGCACAGTTAAACTGGTTAGGTGGTATGCTTCCCTCCGGCAGCTGAAATGCATGGAAAAAACCTACCCTGGCAATAGATTACTATGGTAAACTAGTAAAGAATTTCTACAATGTAGTTGTACTGCTGGAAgtgacttttctttttgcacCATACTCTTAAGCAAGATCACAACCACTGTTCTGTTTTCGtaaggaaaagtattttgtcTGCTGCTGCGTTAAGTAATTCAGATAATAtggattttattaaaatacaaatagtgGCAGGCTTTCATCTGCATTGGTATAAGAAACTGAGATTAAATGCTTGACTATATAGATAGCATTAATTCTCTGTCTAGGCTTCTCATAGTTCTTAAATATAATGAATAATACAGTCTTACTTGATATTATGTGAAATTTGAGTCCATTGCTCTTTTCCGATGTGGAGGGATAAAGTCCAAGTAAAGAGCTGCAACTGGAATATTTAAGCTAAGCTAATGATAGACATTGTCATTATACAGGATTAGTTTTCCTCATGCTGCCATATTAGGCTTTCCAGTTAGAATACTTTCTATGTACATATTAGTCAAAGTTAACATTATGAAAAtatacttctttttgtttgtttgtttgtttttttgtttgtttgtttgtcttttaacTGAAGGGTCAATTTTCATCAAGTCCTATTCAGGGAGGAACAAGGGCTTATAGTCTGGGAAGTATAACCAGTCCCACATTTCCAGAGGGGTCTCCTGCACATAATGGTTCTCCTACTTTTTCACCAATTGCTTTTCACATAAGAAAGACACCGCTGTCAGGTATGGTTTAATTGTACATGTGTTATTCTCTCTTgattcatatatttttattataataatgGCTGCATTCTTCCTggaacttttttctgtttggagaCAAGTTACTGTGCTTGGCAGACCAGCAGTCTCCTATAGGACACATTTACTGTTCAGCAGTGCAATATCTTAATGATGTGAAACAGTGAAATGCATCTGCTTGCAAAAAATgaactaagaaaaatatttttgaaaaaggaaCTGAGACTTAAtggggatgaaaaaaaaaattaaaggattaATCTAGTGTGAGGAGGGGGTTTAAAGCTATATGCCTGAACTAAGTCAGGTCACAATTCTGGTTTGGCCCAGCCTGAAGCATTTTAATTGGACAATGTTTTGTTTGAGTGGTGAAGattatttgaaatgaaactgACTAGTAAATAAATCGTGAACACTTTGTGTCCTCATTGCTCTAGCAAATACCAGTATTTCATGTTCTATCTATTACACTGCGAGACTTTATGTTTATACATGATTTTGCTCTGATGAGCCTGGTGGTATTTCAATACCATCAAATGTGGAGATTGCATAAATGTTTTCTCACTTGTCTGATTTTCTTGAAAACTTTATTGCTGCCCCGAATTTTCTAAGTGCCTGTAGAATGTGTATTGATACCTGTccagaaaaaagcaacagaaccAGCCTTCACACGTTTTTCTTTGAACACTGTGTAGTATTGAcatttgaaaatggaaaggCTCCAATACAGCAAACAACATCATAGGAAGCAAAGTTAGTCATAAAAATGGGACAAAAACTTGCCTTTACAATGGTAGTTTaaatgtgctgtggtttgtctttttgtttttgtggtaggggtttttttttttgattggctgggattttgttttgttaaggCCTTGGAGCCAGGAGACAGTGGTCAGTGAAATATTATGTAATTGGCTGTAATTATTCAAAGGACTGTAGGGCTTTGAGGATGAGGACTTTAATTCCACCTGATATCTGATGGAATAcctttgttgttttttagaccaaagaaaatttacattttgttctCCAGATATTCCTTCTTCCTCAAATAGAATGACACCCCCAAGCACAAGAAGTCCTTATATAGATGGTTGTTCTCCAATTAAAAATTGTTCTCCTATGAGGCTTGGAGCATGTAGAGGAACTGCCCAGTATCAGACTTCTGTCATTAGAATACCGATTGCAGTTGAGAGTCACGGTGAGGATGAGGAAGACAAGGAGAatgcttctgcagcagaagctCGTTTCCCAGAAATGGATAATGAAATAAACTTAAGTCAGCAGGACGGCGATACTTTTGCACGTGGTACACGTCTTGTGGTAGCAACTGTGTCTATTGCACCAGATCACTCAGAAGCTTGTCATCAAAGGTTGTCATCACTTCAGGATATAGAAGgctcaaaggaaaataataccGTAGATATGGCTGATGCAGCTGAAGTGTTAGGAGAAAACACTTGGATAAAAGAAACAATTGGTAATAGCAATGCACCAATGGCCAGCTTTATGACCGGGATTACTTTCAGTATTGAAAACTCTCGCATGTGTGTGTCACCTCTTGCAGAAAGCAGTGCAATTCCTTGTGACAACAGTAGTAttcaggtaaaaataaaaattacttcttttttgcttttctataaAACTAAGCTTGATGTAAAAACTTTTAATATGTATACCATTCTGGAAGTCATTGTCTATTTTCTCTTACTGGATGTGTCATGTGGGTGGTATTGTGACTTTTATTCCTTCTTCCTCATgccctttttcctctctcagtgGAGTTAGCATAACAACTGTAAGTTATCTTTACATTAGTATGTACAGCAATACCTTTAACTTAATCCAAACTAATTTTGACAGACCTTTTTAcaatttgtttttgttattaacTGATGGTGGTTGTTTTGTTGCATTGGTTAATCAAATGCAAGTCATATCAGGTATGACAATCTGAGGGGTTTATTGGTGTTAAATTGTGGTACATTTCTAAAGCCCTGCTTCTTGATTTCAGGTTGACAGTGGTTATAATACACAGACTTGTGGAAGCTCCATTATGGATACTGCAGGGGCTGAAAACAGTTGCAGAGAAAATGATGTGAATACTAATGTGTTCCAGAATAAATCTCAGCTGCTTAGAACAAAGGTAGGAGTTAAATTGTGGtacaaaagcaaaaggcttcCCATCTAAAGCAGctgttcttttatttcactCAGTTTCAGGGAGCCTGAAGGGAGAGACTTTCAGGTGATAATAAAGAGCATGTTAATGTAGCATCATTTTAAGTAGTATGttgaaaacaaggaagaaatagAGGACAAATATTATAAGCTGGCAATAAAGTTAATGTGTTCTGTGACAAAGGCACAGGTAGTTTTGGAGGAAACAGGTATATGCATGAAGGGTAGTTGTGAGGCTCCTCATGACTTCTGGTGTATTGTAGcctgtcttttgtttttgtttctgccGTTGCTGCTCTTTTTGTTGCGAAGTGTTTAAATGTGAGACTGTGGAGAAGCACATTTTTGGGGAAATATAGTCTCCTACTTCTATTCATAAACTACCCGCAAGTTTTCTAGACCATATGTCGCACGCTGACTTGGTGGGGAACTTTCTGCTTTGCGTACAGTGTTTTGATTACAAGCCCTCCAATGACCCATCTTAAAAACAATACATAGCTAGCAAGACTCCCAAGCTCTTAAGCTTGTGACTGATTGGAAGGAgttctgcttcttccagagAATGGGATGTAAGCCAAGTTTCTTTGGAGGAGAGAGCAAAGGTCACTCCCTCTCACTTAGTAATTATGCTCTTACAAACTTAGTAGCTGATGATCTACTAGTTAGCATCATTTCCAGTCCTTGAAAGGGAGACATTACTGGCTAGTAGtgcaaaattacattaaaaaacctTCAAGTAAGCCCATTCAGCCCTGACTTTCCTGTGTCTGACATGCCAATAGCCACTTCTCTGACAAGGTAAAGAGCAGATTGATGGTGTCATATAGACCACTGACATCAAAATTAGAACTATCTTCTCCCAGTGCTAGTCTTTCAGTTGCTAGATCCTGACTAAGCCCAACTTGCATTTGGGATTAGGATTTAGGTTGGAGGTATATTAAGTACTTCATTCAACTCTCAGAACAGAGGGCCCAGGCAGAACGAAATAAAAAGCATGGATGTTGCTGGCTGAAAGAATCCAGTCTGGTTCAGAGCATGTGTGCTCTGAAAGGAGGTGTTTTTTGCTGACAGCATGTTCCAATGATTTGTGCAGAGAGAACACTTTCTATTCACTTCTTTCTGATTTCAGAAGGGGACAGATGGGAGGCTAATGTACTAATTGTAACTTGAAATTTTCAGATAGTAAGTTTGAATCTTGTTTCTTCTGGggaatttttatgaaaatggtTTTACAATTAACTTTTCCTTATTAACCTAGGAGTGTTCCATTTTAAACCAGAAGGACAATCAGTTGCCGAGAGCAACGTCTCCAGAGAAGCAATCCTGtttccagaaagcaaaaccacataGTACAGTACTTGGTCAAAATGCAACTTGTAACATTTCTGTCtggaaacataaaaatgaaaatcaagttCAGGGATTTCACAAAAATGGTATGTAGTTTTCTGATGGAGAATATAAATTGTATTATCCAATAAATGCTCCTGTACATGTGACCTCAGTTACCTGGATTATATGtacttttttgctttattaatgCCAATGTAATAAATTGTCAGGTATAtattaagggtttttttttttaaataatacgggtttttttcaggtcttATTAACAAACGTATTGGTGTCATTAAGCAATCCTTTTGAAAACTGTGGTGGCTACGCTTGGTTCAAAGAAACCATAGTGTTTTTTCAGAattgtgtttcttctgtgattACGGTCGATTCCATGAGGAGCCTTGTTTTTAGAGTTTGGAAATAACCTCAGCTTCAAGAGGAATATTTAAGATAGACTGAGCAAAAGACTAGGGCAACTTGCGTAGGAGCCAATGTAACTGCAAAATCACCTACATTTTAAGATGCAACTCCTAAAGAAAAATTTCCCACGTGACTTTGGGGGAGAGAATAAGGAAAGGAGTATTAGTTTTGATTCTGATTGCATTTCCCATAATCAGATTTATTGTGTGGCAGTACAAGCACTGGTACTAAGAAAGAGCCACTGGATAGAAATTAACTGCCTGGGGGGATTAAGGAGAGCAGGGCCCTGGTAAAGGGAGAGGGTTGAGTGTCTGCTGGTATCAGTCTAAATAGTGATGAAACTCAGCTGTGATTTTCATGATCAACAAATAAAACTAGTGTTCCAGAACATGTGTGTGTTTCATAGTAGACTTCAGACTGTTGAGAATGGGTGCTTTGATTTTAATACCAGGCTAGTCCTTTTAATTAAGGTTTCCTTGTGAACAGTGGCATAAAAACTCCAGTCTAGTTACAGAAGTTATGTACCTttccacaattaaaaaaaaaagtttcattctCTTAGTAATAAAATAAGCTTTATGTTGAAAGAAACCTTTTAGCAAttctttttacagttttttttccttggtttgaCAGAAAACTGCATATGTCAGCTTTACCATGTACTTAAGTAAAATGTACTATTGGTTACTTTTAAATGATAGTATTGTTAGTTTAGTCACTGTATTAGTACTAATCTTGATCACCTGACTGCAGCAGTGTCTCCTAAGAACACTTGTGTCCAAATTGATGCTCTGGTACCCTTTTGAAGGAACATAAGAGGTGCAATAAGGTTACTTGGTCTCAGAACATAATTAAGAAAACGAGGCAGTTTTCCTTCTATTACAGTAAACCATTACATTTTTACTTCCCTTTTATGCTTAATTCCTAATAGTGTTACGTTGCTTACAGAAATTACCAAAATATTTAGATAAACATTAAGAAATATAATTACCTTTTGCATGCCACTTACTGCAAAAGTATTAGTATCAACAAACTCTTGATACGTTCAAGAAAACCATCGATGAACTGGAGTAATGGAATGAGGAGGGTGTGGAAGCCCAGAACCCCCTTTGCTTAATCAAACCAGATTTGGTTAAATTTTATATGATCTGTTTATAAGAaccttctgggaaaaaaaatccatatggTAATCTTCTGCCCTGAGTGACTAAGAGGGGAAGAAGAGGTAAGGGAAATACTGAGATTCAGGCTCTGTTTGTGGAGCTCTGAAGTAAATTTTGTTAAGATTAATCAAAAAAAGTCCATTCCAGTATGTGCTCCAGGTGAattatctttctgtcttttcacagTAAGGATGGCCAGTCCCAGGATACTGGATGGAAGTTCTGCTTCCTGTTCTATTCCACAACCCACTGAAAAGCTTGTACCAAAGTGATAGACTGTGGCTGATGAGTAGCTGTTGGCAGACTAAGCCTGAAACATGAAACAATTGGTCAGACCTAAATTTGAAGGCAACTGACATTTTTTAGGAATCTCAAAAGAGGGGAGTTATGAACAGAATTGCATAGCCTTAAAAAGAACCTGAAACTTCTAAGCAAGCGCTCTTATGAATAGAACAGTTCTTGGaagtttttcattaataattcaCCAGtgaaagctttctgaaaaaatatacttaaaaaataCCATCAATAAAGCATCATTTGGTTTTAGTTGTCACTTTgcaaaaatagtaataataaagaaaactacTTTAGATTTCTAACCAGCAAACATGGCatgcattatttttacttccatagcaattaaatatttttgtaacacATATCAGATTGACAGTAACTGAACCAAACATccagaattatttatttcacagtcTTGAAACAGTGCCCTACTAAAAGCTGGAAATATACTGAATTGGTAACTTTTAAGGAAtgaatttttttacagtagAGAATGAACTCGGTCTTCtggaaaatggatttatttaataggtccttcaaaatatttttagctttagGTTGTAAGGTTTGTAGCTcaaaagcaagacaaaacttgtcttatatttaaaagttatttatgactgcatctcttctgtttctcGTGATAAATCTAACAGTAATCAAACTGAAAGGGTAAGTTTCAGATTTCTGGACTGtacaaaggatttatttttgcaagtgtGATTATTAAGCGAAGCAGGGTTGTCCAAATTATGATGTGTTTCTGAACTGTTTGGCATGTATaattaagatttaatttttttaatttttcattctttttaatgatCAATGATCAGAAAAGCAATGGCTTAAATATTTGTgcctttttaaagtattttcttaaaggCAAGGGAAAAGTAACAGCAGAAATGGGTGAATGTGAGAATTAAGGATCCTCCCAaattgcctgtattttctgtcctgttttagTCTTCAGTTAGATGGGAACTATTTCTTTTATGGAAGgatgcatatttttttattatgtttgtGTAATTGTATTGAAGAAACCTACTGTGCAAATTATTACTGTGCAAAATCATTTGACTGTTGTTTCTCCAGTTGTACTTAATGCATTGGTTGGAACACATTGCACAAAATGGTCAATGTTTACATTAAATTAATTACAGTAGTTTTAATGAGAGTCCCTTTTAACATGTAGAGGTGTAAACTGAGTAGTGAAACAGAATAAAGGAGTTTCTTTCGTACCTagattgttggggtttttgctACAATTTGCAGCATGTTTCACTGGGGTGCTGCCTGTAACACAGGTGGATGTATGGTTTGGGTGTAGGAACAGGGGACAGAGATGACACAAGGAGCCCGGCAAGCTTTTGCTCTCatacttaattaaaaaatgctctCGGTTACCACAATATATAGTGCTGAATTAAAAGTGCAGTACCAGTTAAGAGATCCAGTGCCTCGCACATCTTTCTTGAAACTAAATTTTAAAGTTTCCAAAGCCTTTTAGACCAGTGCGACAGGATTCAAACATCTCATTTGGGGTGTGTGGGTTCAGTCTACTGCAATCAGTTAAACATGTTAATTGTCTCCTTTTGATGCCTTTTATAAACAATGCACTATCTAAATCTGCTCCAATCCTTTACAATGACAGCATACAGGCAGCTGAGTAAACATGGCCAAGTGACACCCATATACTGATCAGCTGTAACCCACTGATTACCCAAGGAAACCACTGAGGAGTAAGTGACGAGGTTTGTGAGCTGTAGCTCTAAAGATCTCTAAGGAACATCTACAGTGTGTGGAATTGCAGTTTCTTGGCTTTGAGAACTAGGAATTGGCATCAGCAGAACTCATCTACAGAAACTACTATAATCCCAGGCACTCTGTGTAATAGTTTACTGAAATGAACCAGCAGACCTTGATAGCCACCACCCTGATGAAGTCCCTGGGGTGGGAGTTCAGCAGCGCATCTAGAAGCATACTTAACACTGCTTCAGTCCTCACAGTACATAAATGATGTTTTATGACTACATAGGTGATGTAGCTTGACCATAGGAATGCAGTTCAAGCATAAAATattggggatttttttgagAATTTAACTCGCCAGCATCTTGGCAATACAACCCAGAGCGATCACTGTAAAACTCATTGTTACTTGTGgatttttatgaaacaaatcTAAGTGATGATTTCCATCTTTAAGGCGCTTCATCAGATGCTAAGCAACAATGTTAAATTGCTTAAAGGTCTAGAACAAAGACTCATGCACTTCATGgtatgttttttctcttcatctgcatattgtgtgcatatatacacacagctAATCCAGCATGAGAGAGAACTTTTCCAGAAGGAAGTGCAAGTCTGCAATTTAGCTTTCAACAGTAAATTCTGTTAGCGCTTAAGGCCATTAACTAGCACaactgctgccttcagcacTGAGGTGCTAAAGAGAATGCACTGGAGACTGAAGAGAGAGTCTTTGTCGAGTTCCTGAATGGGCTTAaggctgttttttgtttttgtgttgtttttttttttaagagaaaaaataaagcacaactattccttcattttgcagaagtatttattttaacctACAAGACAAAACTGTAGACAGATGTGGTTTTAAAAGTCTTGTTCTTCTGCATACATAGTCAtacaaagtttttttaaaaatgccagttttacaaattattaaaattgtgtatttaaaaaaaccaaaatccagtTCTAACATTTTGCccatagggaaaaaatattaacttttatATCCAGCTATTTTTgtagcttctttttctttttttctggttcacTCTTGCTGCTTATCTCTGTAGATAGATCTGCGGGCACATCGTTTCCTAGTATCTATAGTAAAAGAATTAGAAGTCAGAACATTTTAAACTCAGTTTTAGCTTATACTGTCCTGATAAAACTTGAGTTTACTTGTACAGACCTTTTACAAACACTGGATCAACATCAGCAAATTGTTACCATCTAAAAGATAACTCTCTACCACCCTGTAACAGCTGCAACTGGAACACTCAACTGACATAAAAGCTGGAAATTTCTTGGGGAggtaccagcagcagcaccctgctgctgaCTAAGTTGCCAGTAGTTTTCTCGCACCAGATTATACGTGCTGCCTTCTCAGCTGTTTGCCATCCCTCAGCAAATGCTTGTAAGGCAAGGGGTGTGAACGAGAGAGGTgaaaaaacttcattttgcttttaaagcaatCACCCTGCAGTGTTTTTTGCAGTGCTGTTCCCATCAAGCAGAGGCCCTGTCAGGCTCAGGACATAGCAAAAAGGCATTAGCTTTGGTAGAAACTGGGAAAGCTTTTGAGATAAGttgaaaataaagcagcctGTATGCTTACAGAGTATGACCTGTCCTCAAGGAGAGAGGCTGTCGAAAAGCAtgctgtggtgtctttcagactATGAAAATAAGTGACATGCAAGCAGAGAGGAGTGAAGCCAGCTATGATGAAATACAGTTCATTTAAGCAGGGTTCACAGAACAATTAGACCAAGACCAGACACGTATACTCCTCTACACTTGAGTCTATGGGCAAACTGTAATCACTGATTAGAGAGGGTAACAGGCATGTCAGAAGCTCAATGCAAGGAAGCTGATCGCTAAAACGTTAATCTGAGGTTATAAATTATGTGAAAGAGACAACAGCACATACCAGTAGAAGAGCTATTTAATCGTAACACAGGCACTGACGCTGGAATTAAACCCACTGCTATAAGCCAGAGGCTGTGTTTTTGCTCAGCTAGTTAGGATGGCAATGATTATGAAATGCAAAGGATTATCAGAGAGGCTGGGAGAACAGATAGATGTTGCATCTATAAATTACGTTCAATGAGTAAAGGCACAAGAAGGCTCCAGACAAAGAGTCTAGGTTTCTAGGTGCCCTGAAAGCCTGTTTCTTGGAGCAACTAGGCAGAGAACCCATAAAACGGGAGAAACAATTCTTGTCTCAGGACATGGTGAAGAGGTTACCCATAGAGCTACCCCTGTAATACTAATGTAAGTGCTAATGTT
Proteins encoded in this window:
- the BORA gene encoding protein aurora borealis isoform X3; translated protein: MLQPGKSNASCQTVLSLPVDFNLEKILGEYFRTDEFADQSQENLSSSSLRRKLFLEGNGNVSECLSPSLHSSCSSQPLGVLCSIDISPVRCRSPLETSSSGQFSSSPIQGGTRAYSLGSITSPTFPEGSPAHNGSPTFSPIAFHIRKTPLSDQRKFTFCSPDIPSSSNRMTPPSTRSPYIDGCSPIKNCSPMRLGACRGTAQYQTSVIRIPIAVESHGEDEEDKENASAAEARFPEMDNEINLSQQDGDTFARGTRLVVATVSIAPDHSEACHQRLSSLQDIEGSKENNTVDMADAAEVLGENTWIKETIGNSNAPMASFMTGITFSIENSRMCVSPLAESSAIPCDNSSIQVDSGYNTQTCGSSIMDTAGAENSCRENDVNTNVFQNKSQLLRTKECSILNQKDNQLPRATSPEKQSCFQKAKPHSTVLGQNATCNISVWKHKNENQVQGFHKNVRMASPRILDGSSASCSIPQPTEKLVPK
- the BORA gene encoding protein aurora borealis isoform X1, coding for MCDTKEAKMQITPETPARFTVLNPFESPSDYYTLQEQIVSSPSVFKSTKSSSSPGKFRWSIDQLALIDPVEIDSEDVRRQAMYLSHARIDKETEDRRQKAIEEFFTKRLIVPSPWTEHEGKQVSQFNSTKSIGLNNISPIGRQLMLQPGKSNASCQTVLSLPVDFNLEKILGEYFRTDEFADQSQENLSSSSLRRKLFLEGNGNVSECLSPSLHSSCSSQPLGVLCSIDISPVRCRSPLETSSSGQFSSSPIQGGTRAYSLGSITSPTFPEGSPAHNGSPTFSPIAFHIRKTPLSDQRKFTFCSPDIPSSSNRMTPPSTRSPYIDGCSPIKNCSPMRLGACRGTAQYQTSVIRIPIAVESHGEDEEDKENASAAEARFPEMDNEINLSQQDGDTFARGTRLVVATVSIAPDHSEACHQRLSSLQDIEGSKENNTVDMADAAEVLGENTWIKETIGNSNAPMASFMTGITFSIENSRMCVSPLAESSAIPCDNSSIQVDSGYNTQTCGSSIMDTAGAENSCRENDVNTNVFQNKSQLLRTKECSILNQKDNQLPRATSPEKQSCFQKAKPHSTVLGQNATCNISVWKHKNENQVQGFHKNVRMASPRILDGSSASCSIPQPTEKLVPK
- the BORA gene encoding protein aurora borealis isoform X2; amino-acid sequence: MYLSHARIDKETEDRRQKAIEEFFTKRLIVPSPWTEHEGKQVSQFNSTKSIGLNNISPIGRQLMLQPGKSNASCQTVLSLPVDFNLEKILGEYFRTDEFADQSQENLSSSSLRRKLFLEGNGNVSECLSPSLHSSCSSQPLGVLCSIDISPVRCRSPLETSSSGQFSSSPIQGGTRAYSLGSITSPTFPEGSPAHNGSPTFSPIAFHIRKTPLSDQRKFTFCSPDIPSSSNRMTPPSTRSPYIDGCSPIKNCSPMRLGACRGTAQYQTSVIRIPIAVESHGEDEEDKENASAAEARFPEMDNEINLSQQDGDTFARGTRLVVATVSIAPDHSEACHQRLSSLQDIEGSKENNTVDMADAAEVLGENTWIKETIGNSNAPMASFMTGITFSIENSRMCVSPLAESSAIPCDNSSIQVDSGYNTQTCGSSIMDTAGAENSCRENDVNTNVFQNKSQLLRTKECSILNQKDNQLPRATSPEKQSCFQKAKPHSTVLGQNATCNISVWKHKNENQVQGFHKNVRMASPRILDGSSASCSIPQPTEKLVPK